The Microcystis aeruginosa NIES-843 sequence GAGATATAGAGAAAGCCCAAGAAGCATGGCAAAAAGCCCTAACTTTTCTCGAAAATCCCCAATATAAGTTAATTTTACTCGATGAGATCAATATCGCCCTTAAATTCGGCTATCTGGATATTCAGGAAATTATCGCTGGTTTAGCCCGAAAACCCGCTAATTCTCACGTTATTCTCACTGGTAGAGGAGCTTTACCCGAATTAATCGAGATAGCGGATTTAGTCACGGAAATGAAGTTAATTAAACATCCCTTTCGTCAACAGGGAGTAAAAGCGCAACCCGGCATCGAATTTTAATTAGGGTTTGCGGCAAAAAGTTTTTCGTGGGGGCAGGGTGTGGGGTGTGGGGTGTGGGGTGTAGGGTTTTACCGATTTTGAGGTAGTCAGTTACCTAATTTTCAGGGAAAAAGTATCTGAATTTTACCCCCGATCCCTCCAATGGTCGGCACTTTTTGAGGGAAAAAAAGTCTAAAAGCCTTATCCAACAAGGTTTTTAGATTTATTCAGCAAGCCCTAATTAACTACTGCTTAAGCGTTGTACGGTCTCTCCCGACAATAATCGATGAGTTTCGGCGAGAAGATAGGGAATTTGATCAGCGTGGGGACTAGCGGCTAAACAGGCAGTTAAATCGAGTTTTTCCACCTCTTTTGCCTGTTGACCGGGGAACCAGTGACCCCCATTCCCCAAGAGATTGTATCTGGCCTTGGCAAAGTCGATCATATCGTAGGCGATAGCGAGATTGCGTAACCAGAGGATAGAAGGAATATTGATGTGATTGGGGGTATTTTCCCAGCTAGGTAAACCCACAGACCAAGTTTTCACCCAATTATCGCCTAAACAGTTGATCATTTCCCCTTGCAATCTCTCGATAATTGGCGGTAAAATCTCCTCGGCTCGATCGAGTAAAGGTAAAGTTTTCAGGTGTTCATCAAAATCTCTGGCTCGCGCAGCACCGATACTCAGGGTATGGACGGTCGGATGACTGAGACAGAATAGGTCATTAAAAACCATCGGACTGAGAGGAAAACAGAGAGCCACGAGCTTAGGGGGAGGATTGTAGAGATGGCCGCCCTTATCGGAGGGACTAATGATAAAAACCCCCATATCGTGCTGTTTTGCCGCTTCTATGGCCGGCCAGTTATTCTGAAAAATATAGTACCAGTGCAGATTGAGGTAATCGTAACAATTTGTTGCAATAATCTTGACAATTACATCAGTTGGTGCATGGGTCGAGAAACCGATAAAACGAACTTTTCCCTGTTGCTGTAATTTTTTCGCCTCTTGCCAACAACCGCCCTCGGCCATAGTGTCATCGAGAATTTCCTCGGTGTTGATGCCATGGATGCCCAACAAATCCACATAATCTAACCGTAAAAATTGCCTGGATTGCTCAAATTTACGGCGAAATTCCC is a genomic window containing:
- a CDS encoding aldo/keto reductase; amino-acid sequence: MQYRRFGRTNLQMPMFSCGGMRYQFQWQDVPMSQIPDENQGNLEAIINKSLEVGINHIETARGYGTSEMQLGKILPQLPRDKIIVQTKVSPSQDVREFRRKFEQSRQFLRLDYVDLLGIHGINTEEILDDTMAEGGCWQEAKKLQQQGKVRFIGFSTHAPTDVIVKIIATNCYDYLNLHWYYIFQNNWPAIEAAKQHDMGVFIISPSDKGGHLYNPPPKLVALCFPLSPMVFNDLFCLSHPTVHTLSIGAARARDFDEHLKTLPLLDRAEEILPPIIERLQGEMINCLGDNWVKTWSVGLPSWENTPNHINIPSILWLRNLAIAYDMIDFAKARYNLLGNGGHWFPGQQAKEVEKLDLTACLAASPHADQIPYLLAETHRLLSGETVQRLSSS